The genomic interval CCGTGCATGCGTCTCCAGTGATAATTACCTGTGAGTAAAGCGTAGCGACTTGGAGTGCAGATGCCCGAAGAACTGTGACCATCATCAAAGCGCAAGGCTGTCGTTGCAAGTTTATCGAGATGGGGCGTTGGGATTTTACTGTCGGGATTCATCACGGATATGTCACCATGTCCCATGTCATCAGCATAAATAATAATGATATTTGGTTTTTCAGCCGCCAAGCCTCCGAGGCCTAAGAAACTGAGCATAAGCAGTAGTAATTTTTTCATCATATGAACTTCCTGTTTTTATTGGTTACAATGACTAAATACGGGGAAAGCTAAAATCATTGACTCGTAAAAATTCTATTTTAATTTTATTTCAAGGATGTATAAATTTCGAGTATGCTATAGCTAAAATGGGAAGGAGCAATGAGCGTACTTATAATATGTAAGTACAAAAAAAAGCAATTACCGAAGTAATTGCTTTGATATGTAAAAGGTGGCGAAGATTGACTTACTCTTCGTTACCTGGGAAAAGGTTAACAGTGGATTGGTGAGATTTTTCACCATTTGTGAGTAGAGCGATTTCTTTATCGAAGAAATAGAGGCTGTTCCCGCTTGTTCCAATCATTTCGAGTTTGTCGAGGATTGATTTAAAGAGTTTCTCTTCTTCGTGTTGTTCACCAACGTACCACTGGAGGAAATTAAAGGTAGAGTAATCTTTTTCGCTAAAAGCGGCGTGGGCGAGATCATTGATTTGCGCTGTGATGAATTGTTCATGAGCATAAATATCTTTAAAAAGCTCGATGATATCTTCAAAATCAGATTTAGGGGAGTCAATCGCACCAATTTTAGCGAGTGCACCTGTGTCGGCAACGTATTTGAAGAGGCGGTTCATGTGAGTCATTTCTTCTTCAGCGTGAAGACGTAAGAACTCCGCACAGCTCTCGAGTGCTTTGTATTCACACCAGGCACTCATCTGAAGGTAGAGGTTGGAAGAATAGAATTCTAAGTTGATTTGATTGTTAAGTAAACCAATCATTTTGTCGCTAAGCATAATGTTTTCCTTTATTTAATTTGCTCTAAACCTAAGTCGATTTAAAGGGAAAACAATGCCTATGATGAAATAGAAAACTAGACTAAATCTTAATAAAAAATTAGATTTCGATGCTTTTGCACAAATTGCGTTTTTTGTTGGCTGCACGACCACATTTGGCACAGAGGTATTGAGGACTAGAAACAATGGAAGCTAGTTCTTCTAGCTTGTCTCTTAGGTCACTCTTGCTGAGCTTGCAAATGGGTTTTTTCATAATGTCTATCACGTGCTTTTCGTTAGTCTATATTAAGATATAATCTCAATACGAGTATTTTTCAAGTGATAGTATTAAAAATTTGTTAAGTGTTGTGAGTCATGAGTCAGTTGTTGTTTTTCTTAATTGTTTGATTCGCACTAAGATGAAAAAAAGACTGTACAACTTGAAAATGTTGCTGAAGTTCTATAATATAAATATATGAGTACCCTCGATTACAGAGGCAAGTTTTACATTAAAATAGGAGAGAGATATGGGTTTATGGGATAAACTTACGGGCGAATTTGTCGATATCATTGAATGGACCAATGATGATCGCGAAACTTTAGCATGGCGTTTCGAGCGTTATGGCAATGAAATTAAATACGGCGCAAAGCTCACCGTACGACCTGGTCAGGCGGCAGTCTTTGTGAATGAAGGCCAAATTGCCGATGTTTTTGAACCGGGTATGTATGAACTTCAGACCAGTAACTTGCCGATTCTTTCGACACTGAAAGGCTGGAAGTATGGCTTTGAAAGTCCTTTTAAAGCTGAAGTTATTTTTGTTACAACTACACAGATAGTGGATCGTAAATGGGGAACGAAAAATCCGATTATGATGCGCGATCCAGAATTTGGACCGATTCGCTTAAGAGCCTTCGGGACTTATGCAATTAAAGTCGTTAATCCTAGTGCGTTCATTACAACATTAGTGGGAACTGACGGTGTTTTTGAAGCGGATGAAATTACGGATCAACTTAGAAATATTATTGTCTCACGTTTTACCGACAAATTAGGTGAAGCTAAAGTTCCAGCTTTGGACTTAGCGTCAAATTATGATGAAATCGCTGATATTATTCACGACAAAATTGAGCCCGAATTCAAAGAATATGGAGTTGAGCTCCCTAAGTTTTTAATCGAAAATATTGCCTTACCACCGGAAGTTGAAGAAGCTTTAGACAAGCGTTCTAGCATGGGGATATTGGGTAATATGAATCAATACTCACAGTTTCAAGCTGCGAATGCGATGGAAGCTGCTGCTAATAATCCTGGTGAAGCAGGAGGAGCCATGGGCGGTGGTATGGGCATGGGCATGGGTTTTGCCATGGCCAATCAAATGGGCAACGCCATGGGCGGAGGTCAAGCAGCTCCCCAAGCGAGTTCGGCTCCACCCCCACCTCCAGGTCATAGTGCGGCTAATGTTGAGTTTCATGTGAGTGTTAACGGCCAATCCTATGGTCCCTATGATATGAATGCTTTTGCTCAACACGTTCAAGCGGGTCAGATCACTGGTGAAAGCATGGTTTGGAAACAAGGCATGGCGAACTGGTTACCTGCAGCACAAGTTGCGGAGTTAGCTAATTTGTTTGGACCTCCGAGTCCACCGCCAGTTCCTGGTGGGTCAGTACCTCCACCGCCACCAATGTAGAGCGGTATTTATGGCTAAACGACAATTTCCCTGCAACTCCTGTGGAGCAGATTTATTATTTCTACCCGGTTCCAACAAAATGGAGTGCCCCTATTGCGGTAGCGCTAATGAATTAGAGGTGCCAGCTGAAGCGGTAGTCGAACACGATTACTTGGCGAAGATGCGCGAACTTGAGGAGTGCCCTCAAGACGCGGACCTGGTTGAAATTAAAGAAGTGGACTGTGGCTCCTGTGGGGCAAAAACCACTTTGGGAAAGGAAGTTCAAGCGGGATCTTGTCCCTTTTGTGATACGCCTTTTGTAACCGAGCCTCACAGCGAAAAAGTGATTAAGCCCCATGCTTTATTACCTTTCAAGATTGATTCTAAACAAGGTATGAAGCAGTTCGAATCTTGGGTTTCGAGTCGTTGGTTTGCGCCGAATAAACTCAAAGAGTACGCTAGACGTTCTGAAAAGCTCCAAGGGATTTATTTAGCCCACTGGACTTACGATACGAGTACATCGACAGATTATAGTGGCTCGCGCGGGCAACATTATTATGTGACAGAGTCTTATACAGACTCAGAAGGTAATAGCAAAACTCGTCAGGTGCGCAAGACGCGTTGGTATCCGGTGTGTGGTCATGTTTACAATGTGTTTGATGATATTTTAATTGTGGCGAATGATTCTTTACCGCGCAAATACACCAAGGAACTCGAGCCCTGGGACCTCCAGGAACTCGTTCCTTTTGCGGATGAATACTTGAGTGGTTTTAAGTCTGAACATTACTCGGTGAGTTTGCGTCAGGGTTTTGATATGGCAAAAGAAGAAGCGAGCCCTGAGATTCGTCAGTCGATTAAACGCGATATTGGCGGTGATGAGCAAAGAATCCATAACTTCTATACGGATTGGAATGAAGTCAGTTTTAAGCACATTTTGCTTCCTGTTTGGGTATCGGCCTATCGTTTTCATGATAAAGTCTACCGAGTTGTGATCAATGCGCGTACGGGTGAAGTTCAAGGTGAACGTCCTTATAGCTGGGTGAAAATTACTTTAGCCGTATTGGCGGTTCTTGCGCTTATCGCAATTGTTGTTGTCTTATTTAATAAGTGATGCTTGTAAATTACTTGCGTTTAAAGTTTATGTTTAAGCGAGCTTCTTTATGTCAGAATTAAAGTACTTAAATGGTTATCCAGAAGATTTAATTCAGCAGATTCAGACTTTGATTGATCAAGATAAACTTGCGGCCTACCTTTTGAATAAATACCCAGTCAGTCACGATATTAAATCTGATAAAGCTCTTTATGAGCTAGCCATGGGCTTTAAAAATTCTTATCTCAAGAAGTCGGGTCCTTTGAGTAAAGTGATCTTTGATAGTAAAATTTCTCTTAAGCAACAGGCTCTTGGTTTACATAGTTATATTTCGCGTGTACAAGGGAAAAAATTAAAGGCTAAAAATGAAATTCGCATTGCGAGTGTGTTGAAAAATGTACCGAAAGAATTCTTGCTAGTGATTTTAGTTCATGAGCTCGCGCACCTAAAAGAAAAAGAACACAATAAAGCTTTTTATAAATTGTGTAAGCACATGGAAGCGCAGTATTTTCAGCTTGAGTTTGATTTGAGGGTGTACCTAACTCATTACGATAGTCATGGAAGTTTATATTAGGCAAAAAGAAAGCCCTGAAAAAATCAGGGCTTCAATGAGCCGAGGCTCAATATGTATCCTTTCAACCAGTCGGTCATCACTCAATTGACCTTTTGACTCACTCGTGAGTCCATCCTATTTTGAAAATCTGTCTTATAAATTATCGGATAAACAGGGTGGAGTAAAGACTTGAAGTGAACTTTTGAGCTTTTTTTTAAGACTTTAAACAAAAAATGTAGCTTTTTATGTTAAAACTCCGTTTATTGCTGCGATTTAAGTGCAGGTTGACAAAAATTGAGCTCGGATTATAGGAGAGCAAGTAAAAAAGGATTTCACAATGTATAGAGCAGGTCAACGCTATTTTTCTGAATCTGAGCCAGAGTTGGGCTTAGGTGTCGTTTTAAAACATGAGTTTGGTAATCTAGAGATATTATTTCCCGCAACTGAAACGCGTCGACTTTACGTGAGCGAAAGTGCCCCAGTGAAGCGAGTTGCTTTGCGAATCGGGCAAAGTTTTGACGCTGAAGGTGAAGACTTTAAAATCACTGAAATTCGTGAAGAAGATGGAAATTTTCTCTATATAAATGCCAAAGGCCAAGAAGTTCGTGAATTTCAATTGCCAAACCACTTGAGCCTCAGTGGCCCCGAAGATCGCCTAATGATGGGCAGCTTCGATGATCCCCATTTATTTGATTTGAGACGTCGTACACTGATGCATCAGAGTGAACAATTAAGTTCAGAGATTTACGGTTTTCAGGGTGCGCGCTTGGATTTATTACCGCACCAGTTTTATGTGGCAGATGAAGTGAGCTCGATGGCGAAACCTCGCGTTTTATTAGCCGATGAAGTTGGGCTAGGGAAAACTATTGAAGCGGGCTTGATCTTACATAGATTGCTTTTACGTGGGGATGTGACGCGAGTTTTGATCTTGTTGCCGGATGCATTACAAAACCAATGGTTTGTGGAAATGTACCGTAAATTCAATCTCTGGTTTTCGCTTATCGATGATGAGCGTTTTAAAGCCGTTGAAGCGAATCCAGATAATGATAATCCCTTTTTGGATGATCCACTCATTATATGTAGTACTGAATATGCTGCGGCCTCCGCAAAAGTTTCTGAAGCCATTGTTCAAGGTGAGTGGGATCTGATTATTGTGGATGAAGCGCATCACATATCGTGGAGGCCCGAAACAGTTTCAAATGAGTATCTCTTAGTGGAAGAGCTCGCAAAGAAAGTGGAGCGCCTCGTGTTGCTTACGGCAACGCCAGATCAGCTTGGAGAAGAGTCTCATTTTGCACGCTTACGTTTATTGGATCCGGATCGCTTTTATGATCTTGACGTTTTTAAAAATGAGCAATCGCAATACCGCGACAAAGTTAAGGGCCTCGACAAGTTATTAGAGGCTGAAAAGCTCGATGCCAAAGCAATGAAACTCTGTGAGAAGTTATTGGGCGATCAGCATCCTCTTTTAGAACGTTTAAAAAAAGAAGTTTTAGAAGGCCAATTACGTCACGAATTATTGAGAGAGCTGATTGATCGTCACGGGACTTCACGGGTGATTTTTCGAAATACGCGAAAAGTCATGGAAAACTTCCCCGTTCGTTGCCCACGCCCGATTGGACTCGAAGCTGCAGATTTGGATTTCGTGGGAAAAGAAGCCTCACAAATTTTAGAAGAAAGTGATTTAGACCTTTTTGTTTGTCCCGAGAAAAACGTCAAAGTGCAATGGATCTGCGAGACTTTAAAAGAAAAAGTGGATGAGAAGTTCTTACTGATTTGCTCGAGTCGCGAAAAAGTTGAGGCGATTGAGCAAGGAATTCGCCAACACATGGAATTAAAAATGGCGGTGTTTCATGAGGGTTTGAGTTTAAATCAACGCGATCGCAATGCTGTTTTCTTTTCTCAAGATACTGGGGCACGTTTATTGATTTGTTCGGAAATTGGTTCCGAGGGTAGAAACTTTCAGTTTTGCCAAAACTTAATTCTCTTTGACCTACCGATGAATCCAGGCTTGCTGGAGCAACGAATTGGTCGCTTAGATCGCATTGGACAAACAGCAGATATACAGATCTTTTACCCTTATAGAAAGTCGAGTGTCGAATCGGTTTTAGCTGACTTTTATAGTTTGGGTTTAGATGCCTTTGCACGTCCTTTACACGGGGGTGAAAAAATGACTCAAGAATTAAAGCCCTACTTAGAAGAAGTAATTGTTCAGTGGGCGGAAAAGATTGAGGGTGCTTCAGAAGCTTTAGCGGAGCTCTTGAAAGTCTCTTCTAAATTGGCCACTGAAACCAAGTGCCAACTCGAAGAGGGACGCGATCATTTACTCGAACTTTACTCATTTGATCCTGAGCGAGGCTATGAGATTTGTCAGAGTTTGCGTAAGACCGATAATGAAGGGGCCTTATTTAAATATTTAGAAGACTTGTTTGATTATCTAGGCGTGGACTGTCGCGATGTGGAAGATGCCGTTTATAAAATCGAGCCAGGCCAAAATTTACTTTGTGATTTACCTGGTTTGAGTCGAGAAGGTAATTTAATCGCCACACAACGTGCCGAAACCTTACAGAGAGAAGATGTGGCATTGATGACTTGGGAACACCCACTCTTGCGTTCTGGCATGGATATTTTATCTTCAGGTGAGTCGGGGAACAATTGTTTTGCGATATGTGTCGATCCCTCAAGTCGAAGTATTATTTTGGAAGCTGTTTTAGTCTTGGAGTGTTTACTCCCGGCGAAGAGTGGGGTGAATCGCTTCTTGCCACCGACCCCAATTTTTGTGCGAGTCGATCATAGGGGACGTAATTTAAGTACAGAAATTGTTTACGAAGAATGTGATTTAGAGCTGGGCGATCCCATGCGTTTGATGGATAAGTCCGCAGTGAAAGAGCAATTGTTGCCTGAAATGTTGCGAATTACGCAAAAACTCGCACAAGAAAAATCAGTAAAAATCATCGATGAAGCTCAAGTAAAAGTAAAAGCTTATTTCGCTAGTGAAATGGCGCGTTTAAAAGATTTACAAGAAAAAAATAGCTTCATCAAAGATGAAGAGATCAATGATTTGAATAATGCTTTTGAACTCTTGATGACCGAGATTCCTAAATCGCGAATTCGTCAAGATGCCCTGCGTTTAGTATGGAAGGGATCAGAAAACTATTTGGATGGCTAGCTCGAATGTGAAAAGCTCGGTAGAATGCTATGGAGCTAGAGACTTGTGCACTTGCAAAGGGAAGCTAATGAAATTAGAGTGTGAGTCTCTCAAAAATGGTGTGTTTAAATGAATAAAGTTGCGAAAAGTAGAAAAGATCGATATGTCGCCAAAGGTAATGACCTTGTGGAGGCAAAGCGCAGTATGCATTTGACTACTCGAGAGCGCAAACTTGTGGCCTATATGGTTTCCTGTATCAGCCCTTACGATGATGACTTTAAAGAGTACCGTTTTCCCATAGAAGATTTCATTCAGTTCTTTTCGATTAAAGATAAAAATGCTCCCAAAGAGTATGAAAGAATTGCCCATGGGATCATGTCCAAGCCCTTTACGGTCGAAAACGATGTGGAACGCTTTACAGCGACGTGGTTGAGTGAGGCTAAGTACCATAAAAAACAGAAGATTTTCACCTTTCGCTTCACGCCATCTCTTAAACGTTACTTAATTCAGCTGAAGAAATTTTATACGCGCTACAAGATGATTAACCTGATTCATATGGAGAACTGTTACTCAGAATCCGTTTATGAATTGCTTAAGCAATATGAGACGATTGGCAAGCGCAGTGTTAGTATGGAAAAGATGCGTACAATGCTGGGCTTGGAGCGTAAATATCCACTTTATTCAAACTTTCGAGTCAAGGTCTTAGAACCTGCAGTCGAGGAAATTAACAAGTACTCAGATATCAATATTGCCTACCAAGAAGTGAAAGAGGGGCGTAAGATTAGTGGTCTAAATTTTGAGATTAAACCGGACCCGAATAATGAATTCATTAAAGAAGGTTTAGAGAAATATAATTACTTGGGATCAAGTGAAGACTTTGCCAATCAATCTGACTCTGACAAAGAAAAATCACTCAATCAGCATGAATTGCCCGACGAAATCCCTGATGATCTCAAAGCAATTTTCCAACGCTTAGTCGAAGAGTTTCAATTTGAGCGAGAAGAAGCTCATGTCTTAGCCGTGAAATATGATGAATCCTATTTGGAAGCTAATCTTAAGCTTACTTTAGAGCGTGTGCTCAAAAATCGTAAGCGTGGGATTCAGACGGATATTACACGTTATGCTAGATCCGCAATTATGCGCAATTACGCCGGTGATAATGAAGAACTTAGTGCCGCAACACCTTCGGAAGTTGCATCTGCCCAAGGTGATCGTCGTCGTGCCATAGAAAGCTTTGTGGAACGAGCTCATCAAGCTTGGTATAAAAAAGCCGTGGATAAATTCATTCAATCCGAGGGCTCGAAGCACTTGAAAGCCTTCTCAAAATACTTAATGACTCAAGCGGAGCAGGGGATTTATGCCCCCATTAATGAACTCCTTCTCACGAATGGTTTAAAGCATCCCCAAGTGAAAGCGTATTTCCATAGCTGGATTGTCGAGAAAGAGAATCTCAAGGACCTCTTCAACAAAAAAATGTTCATGGATGAACAGGGCTATGTCATCGAAAATGAGGGTGACATTAAAGCACGCCTAATGAGACGTGGCCGCTTAATGGAAGTATAAAAAAAATGAGTGATGCGAAGCATCACTCATAATAGAAAAGTTGAATAAGAATTTAGAGGTTCTTTTTCATGTAGTTACCTGTGTTTTTCGCCCATTTATCAAGCGTCTTCTTGATGTCATCCATCGTGATTTGATTCTCTTCATCGATATTTGATCCAAAGTCTTTTCTCACAACAGCAATTTGTGCTTCGTTAGTGATGGAGTCAACGAGCTCCGCTTCAACATTAAGAACAGTTGCTTTGTCTCTAAAACCTGTTAATTCACCAGCTGATGTGACGACAAAAGTAATGGGAATATAGGAGTACCATTTATAATCTTGGATGGTTTTATCTATAGAAGTAATGGCAATTCTTAATCGAGCTACACCTTGACCAGGAGAATCAGCTAATTTAACCGTTTTAGATAGTTCTGATTTGAGAGCCTTATTAAAATGATCAAGCATGACTTTAGTTGTTTGCTTAGACATGTCATCATCAGAAGGTAAGTCAGGGTAGAGGGCAACGGGCTCGAGTAATATGGAGTGATACTTACCTTTTTTGAAGGCATCACTTGTCCAGGCTAGTACATCGACTCCATCAGAAGCTTCGGTCTCTTTTAAATGTTTATAGCTTTTTAAGAATCCGGAGTATTCTTTCTCGTCTACAGTTTTACTCGCACAGCCTAAAAATAGGGCTGAGAGAAGAAGGGTGAGGATAGTTTTTTTCATAGAGTTATACCTTGAGCTTTTAGAGTAAGTGAACTTAACAGTTGCTTTTATTAAGTTTGTTAAAGAAGAGATCAATTTTTTGTGAAGATTTAATGCCTGGTGAAGTTTCGACTCCAGAAGAAAGGTCTAGGCCTTGTGCTTCAGTAATATTTAGGGCTTCAGCAAAGTTTTCTAGCTTAATGCCACCAGCAATGAGTACGGGCTTTGTAGATCTATCTACAAATGCCTTACTTAGCTTCCAATCGCCAAGTTCTCCAGTACCTCCAGGTAAAGAAGCGTTTTTAGGTGCGGCATCAAGGACAAATTTTGAGCATGGGAATTCGAGCTCTCGCTCAATTTGAGCTTCATCTTTTAAGCGCACGGCTCTCCATACATCACAAGTGAAAGATTTTGCGAACTCCGCATTTTCATCCCCATGAAATTGAAGCGTATCAATGCCGGCGTCAAGATAAGCTTGGATATCCTCTTTATTCATGTTAACAACAACCAAGACTCGGGCAATATTTGCGGGAATTATTTTGCACAGTTCGCGAACTTGCTCAGGAGTGACGTAGCGCGGTGAGGGAGGGTAAGCGACAAAGCCAATGGCGTCAGTTTTACGCTCAATTAATTTGGCGATGTGTTCTTCTTTGCTAATGCCGCAAATTTTTATGTAGGGGCTCATTTCATGTTCTTTATTATTTCTGTTTCGCATTCCTCTAGAGCTTCTTGCATTTCTTCTGCATCATGAGCTTCGCGAAGGCGTTGGGCAAAATCAGTAGATTGGAATAGTAGAGCAATTCTTGAAAGCATATAGAGGTGGTGGCGATCATCTACGGTGCAGGGCATTACAAATATATCGGTCAACTTATGGTCAGACGAACCAAAGGGAATACCGTTAGCCGACTTGCCGATTATAATCATATTCTCTAAATAGAGATAAGGACTATGGATTCGCGTGTGAGGGATAGCAATACCGCCGGCAATGCCCGTCGGACAAAGTTCTTCTCGTTCTTCAAGTAGGCGCAAGATTTCTTCTTCATCAGTCGCATATCCCGTGTCAAAAGTAGCTTTTGCCAGAGCTTGAAGAGTTTTTTTACGTGTGCGACCAGGGAGGTCGGGGATCATGCAGCCTGGGAAGACGCATTGAGA from Lentisphaera araneosa HTCC2155 carries:
- the ftnA gene encoding non-heme ferritin, coding for MLSDKMIGLLNNQINLEFYSSNLYLQMSAWCEYKALESCAEFLRLHAEEEMTHMNRLFKYVADTGALAKIGAIDSPKSDFEDIIELFKDIYAHEQFITAQINDLAHAAFSEKDYSTFNFLQWYVGEQHEEEKLFKSILDKLEMIGTSGNSLYFFDKEIALLTNGEKSHQSTVNLFPGNEE
- a CDS encoding SPFH domain-containing protein, whose translation is MGLWDKLTGEFVDIIEWTNDDRETLAWRFERYGNEIKYGAKLTVRPGQAAVFVNEGQIADVFEPGMYELQTSNLPILSTLKGWKYGFESPFKAEVIFVTTTQIVDRKWGTKNPIMMRDPEFGPIRLRAFGTYAIKVVNPSAFITTLVGTDGVFEADEITDQLRNIIVSRFTDKLGEAKVPALDLASNYDEIADIIHDKIEPEFKEYGVELPKFLIENIALPPEVEEALDKRSSMGILGNMNQYSQFQAANAMEAAANNPGEAGGAMGGGMGMGMGFAMANQMGNAMGGGQAAPQASSAPPPPPGHSAANVEFHVSVNGQSYGPYDMNAFAQHVQAGQITGESMVWKQGMANWLPAAQVAELANLFGPPSPPPVPGGSVPPPPPM
- a CDS encoding YgjP-like metallopeptidase domain-containing protein, which encodes MSELKYLNGYPEDLIQQIQTLIDQDKLAAYLLNKYPVSHDIKSDKALYELAMGFKNSYLKKSGPLSKVIFDSKISLKQQALGLHSYISRVQGKKLKAKNEIRIASVLKNVPKEFLLVILVHELAHLKEKEHNKAFYKLCKHMEAQYFQLEFDLRVYLTHYDSHGSLY
- the rapA gene encoding RNA polymerase-associated protein RapA, which translates into the protein MYRAGQRYFSESEPELGLGVVLKHEFGNLEILFPATETRRLYVSESAPVKRVALRIGQSFDAEGEDFKITEIREEDGNFLYINAKGQEVREFQLPNHLSLSGPEDRLMMGSFDDPHLFDLRRRTLMHQSEQLSSEIYGFQGARLDLLPHQFYVADEVSSMAKPRVLLADEVGLGKTIEAGLILHRLLLRGDVTRVLILLPDALQNQWFVEMYRKFNLWFSLIDDERFKAVEANPDNDNPFLDDPLIICSTEYAAASAKVSEAIVQGEWDLIIVDEAHHISWRPETVSNEYLLVEELAKKVERLVLLTATPDQLGEESHFARLRLLDPDRFYDLDVFKNEQSQYRDKVKGLDKLLEAEKLDAKAMKLCEKLLGDQHPLLERLKKEVLEGQLRHELLRELIDRHGTSRVIFRNTRKVMENFPVRCPRPIGLEAADLDFVGKEASQILEESDLDLFVCPEKNVKVQWICETLKEKVDEKFLLICSSREKVEAIEQGIRQHMELKMAVFHEGLSLNQRDRNAVFFSQDTGARLLICSEIGSEGRNFQFCQNLILFDLPMNPGLLEQRIGRLDRIGQTADIQIFYPYRKSSVESVLADFYSLGLDAFARPLHGGEKMTQELKPYLEEVIVQWAEKIEGASEALAELLKVSSKLATETKCQLEEGRDHLLELYSFDPERGYEICQSLRKTDNEGALFKYLEDLFDYLGVDCRDVEDAVYKIEPGQNLLCDLPGLSREGNLIATQRAETLQREDVALMTWEHPLLRSGMDILSSGESGNNCFAICVDPSSRSIILEAVLVLECLLPAKSGVNRFLPPTPIFVRVDHRGRNLSTEIVYEECDLELGDPMRLMDKSAVKEQLLPEMLRITQKLAQEKSVKIIDEAQVKVKAYFASEMARLKDLQEKNSFIKDEEINDLNNAFELLMTEIPKSRIRQDALRLVWKGSENYLDG
- a CDS encoding replication initiation protein, with protein sequence MNKVAKSRKDRYVAKGNDLVEAKRSMHLTTRERKLVAYMVSCISPYDDDFKEYRFPIEDFIQFFSIKDKNAPKEYERIAHGIMSKPFTVENDVERFTATWLSEAKYHKKQKIFTFRFTPSLKRYLIQLKKFYTRYKMINLIHMENCYSESVYELLKQYETIGKRSVSMEKMRTMLGLERKYPLYSNFRVKVLEPAVEEINKYSDINIAYQEVKEGRKISGLNFEIKPDPNNEFIKEGLEKYNYLGSSEDFANQSDSDKEKSLNQHELPDEIPDDLKAIFQRLVEEFQFEREEAHVLAVKYDESYLEANLKLTLERVLKNRKRGIQTDITRYARSAIMRNYAGDNEELSAATPSEVASAQGDRRRAIESFVERAHQAWYKKAVDKFIQSEGSKHLKAFSKYLMTQAEQGIYAPINELLLTNGLKHPQVKAYFHSWIVEKENLKDLFNKKMFMDEQGYVIENEGDIKARLMRRGRLMEV
- a CDS encoding DUF3313 domain-containing protein; the protein is MKKTILTLLLSALFLGCASKTVDEKEYSGFLKSYKHLKETEASDGVDVLAWTSDAFKKGKYHSILLEPVALYPDLPSDDDMSKQTTKVMLDHFNKALKSELSKTVKLADSPGQGVARLRIAITSIDKTIQDYKWYSYIPITFVVTSAGELTGFRDKATVLNVEAELVDSITNEAQIAVVRKDFGSNIDEENQITMDDIKKTLDKWAKNTGNYMKKNL
- a CDS encoding phosphoribosylanthranilate isomerase, which encodes MSPYIKICGISKEEHIAKLIERKTDAIGFVAYPPSPRYVTPEQVRELCKIIPANIARVLVVVNMNKEDIQAYLDAGIDTLQFHGDENAEFAKSFTCDVWRAVRLKDEAQIERELEFPCSKFVLDAAPKNASLPGGTGELGDWKLSKAFVDRSTKPVLIAGGIKLENFAEALNITEAQGLDLSSGVETSPGIKSSQKIDLFFNKLNKSNC
- a CDS encoding PTS sugar transporter subunit IIA, with the translated sequence MLNMNEAADYLHLSLNELEKLVRKRSVPFDYLRGQVVFRKIELRDWSNQGMLESCKKTITATHKRIDSHLFDTPDDNQAFLSQCVFPGCMIPDLPGRTRKKTLQALAKATFDTGYATDEEEILRLLEEREELCPTGIAGGIAIPHTRIHSPYLYLENMIIIGKSANGIPFGSSDHKLTDIFVMPCTVDDRHHLYMLSRIALLFQSTDFAQRLREAHDAEEMQEALEECETEIIKNMK